The following nucleotide sequence is from Synchiropus splendidus isolate RoL2022-P1 chromosome 14, RoL_Sspl_1.0, whole genome shotgun sequence.
ggagttcatgattcaagttcagaacaatgCTTTTTGGTCTCcgtgctggagcctgttttcaaaactagttttgaaaagctccTTTAAGCCGGGTTTACCACGACCTTTCTATGGCACAGACGGtgccactgcacccacggcttatagaccagtacGGCTTTTGTatgagcaagatctattttccttcttaaatttagtgggtgcggctaatattccggtgggctctggaaattacagtagtCTTTTTTCTTGCTTCGTTGTTGAGCCATTGCAGTTTTCTTCAAGTAAAAGTGACATTCTTTGAACTCAGCTCTAAAAGTAAAGTCAACACAGGTGCTTTTATCTTGAATCTAGACACGTTTTACAAACAAATACTGGCTTAACCTGCTTCTCTCTTCCTTTGGAGCTGCCTCTCAGTCAATATGGCTCTCTttgacttaattttttttttttttttaatatagaaAGGACACTCCAGGAAGGCTTTTGTCTTCAGAAAACGTGTCAAACATGTCTTTTTCTCAGGTCGAAGATGATGTCAATAAGTCGATCAAGAACGTGTATGATCAGTACAACGGCCCGAACAGCAACGCCCAGAGCCGTGCTATTGACTACATCCAGACGCAGGTAAGTGAAGGACTGGACGGAGTGGCGGCATGAATCCTTTTGTTCTGCCATTATAATGGGCGGGTTtgttgttttcagcttcagtgcTGTGGAATTCAAAACTACTCGGACTGGCAGGCCACTCCATGGTTTAAGGAGTCCAAGACCAACAGTGTGCCTCTCAGCTGTTGCAAGCACTCTGTGGTGGGCTGCAACGGTACCCTCACCCGCCCACAGGATCTCTACCGAGAGGTGAGGTGGACTTCGGAAAATGGCACCATGTTGTCGGCACTGGTGTTTACGTGTTGTCATGGGCTGGTCGCAGGGCTGTGAAGAACTGGttgtgaagaagatgaaggagatAATGATGTATGTTATCTGGGCTGCTCTGACGTTCGCCGTCTTCCAGGTAAAGATGTTATCTGTCTAGTCATCTAACAGTAGAGCATTTTAAAGCACATTCTTTGTATTCTTTTTACTTTTGTATTTGCAGcactttttacttatttattaatttttatatttactttttcCCTCCTGTACTGCATTTTCTAAAACATTTTCCTCTGGTCATATatagtatataatgtggccgcCTAGGAAATGTTATTGATCAAAAGTTTACTTTCTTTCTTCCCTTCATCACTGTTGGAATGTCCGACGACGTCTTTGCTAAATCGGCTTAAACATCCTGGTGTTTCCTTGCAGATGCTGGGAATGCTGTGCGTGTTTGTGGTGCTGCGCAGGAGCCGAGAGCCGCCGTACGAGCTGCTGGTCACAGAAGGAACCACCGCTTGAAAGAGGAACCTTTGTGTTCAAGTCACTCATTTAGGGAAAAGATGTCATTTTATTCTGAGTGTGGATTAAATTGACCCGTGCTCTATTATTTAAAACATAAGCTGTAACTCCGAGGGCTCATTTACCTGGTCAGTTTCCATAGTTCTGTCGTGGTTGTTTTAAGCAGACCTTCAAAACTGAGGTCAAAGGTGGACAGGGTCATTTCTTTGTATTTGCACTATGTATATGGTTTTCAGTAATAGATATTCAAATCTATATTTGACATATTTATCTATATTCTCCGACTCATACCGTCACTCCGACTTCTGTCTTCCACCTTttttgtttgcagtgtttttgtcTCCATAAAAAGCAGACACCGTagctgaagtttgtttttgtgtgtgaaccTGAACCTGCTCACTTGGCTGACAGTTTTCAACCCTGCAATAATCTGATTTCAAACCGGTCTAGGGTAGGTTGTATTTTGAAGCTGTTATGCAGGGCTTGATGGAAAGCAGATTTCTccgttgcatttttttttttgtcccactaGTCATTGTTTGTAGCAATGGGGAttgtttcatgtaaataaaatataggaGTTTAAAGGTTTGATGTCTCATGTCCCCTGTCATTAACATTACATTGCAAACAGCAGTTTTAAGCCGTTTGCAATGCCCCATCTGGCTCAGACGAGTCGACTCTTGTATAGTCAGGGCAGATAAAACCTCTGGGATGGTATTTTAGGACAGTTTCATTGGTGTTGGTTGGATGCTTTATGAATTCCAGATAGATAACTtggcaataaaataaatattaaggaGCAGTTCTGGCAGGTGAAGGCTTCAAACTCCTTGTTTTAATACCCAATAGTTTTTTCCGATCAATTGCATTATCATAGGAACAACCTCAAGCTGTCACCCCTCAAGTTGGTTTTAGGTCACAACCCACCTCAACTCTGGCTCCTTCAGATGTTTCTCGCCGTGCTGTCATTGACACCAAGTGCTTCATTGGAGAACAGGAACTGGCTCCTCTTAATTTGGACAAGTGTTAACAGGTTCCAGCGTTGATTCACAGACAAAAGTTATCTCCTAAAAGTGTTGCCTTATAAGGACATAAGCTGCCGTGGTATTCAGAATATGCCTCGAGAATCTGTTGAGCTGCACCTGAGGTTGTAACTGAAAAAGACTGAGCCTAAATCATTTGTGGGAAACACAAAACTAAAGCGGCAAAGAGCTACAAGTACGAGTTAACACGAACACAAAGTTTACCGacgagttttttttctttactattAAGGCTTCCCAATTTATAGGAATTAAAGAAACGATCTGggtttttttaagtttgtttttgccGTAAAGCTGCGCTGAGTCGTGCATAACTACAAAAGGCAAAGCATTTTACGACACTCGACAGCGTCCAACCGCGCCAGATTCATGGTTTTGCTCATTCGCAACGGTTGTCGCTGTTTTGAAGCTGTAAGTGAGACGGATTTTGTTACTCGGGAAAACTGCTGCAGAGTAAGCAGATACCTTCCTTTGGATCGGGTCCTGATCCAAGAATAGAACCGCGTGTTTCAGGGATGTCATATCGCCCAGCATATTGCAAGACTATACACTACTTTATACAGCTGTTCACCATCATACTAGAGTAAATATATACATACCATTGACGTTCGGCACAATACTGTCAGTTGAACCTCGATagtcgtgtgtgtctgtgcagccATTACTTCTCACTAGCTCgccgtgatcgtatagtggttagtactctgcgttgtggccgcagcaaccccGGTTCGAATCCGGGTCACGGCAGTATTTTGGAAAAGGTTTCCTTTGCTCCCAAACCGATATTGTTTCCGTTAGTCTGCTTATGAATGCCCGTTAAAACTGATTAGCAAGTAAAATTTGCATGTGAAGACTAATGATTGACATATGTTTTCAACCACAGTACCAAGCATTGTTTTAAAAGATGGAGATGAACTAATAAaggaacacattttaaaaacctGAAAAATCTTGTCCTGTTTGGTTCCATTTATAGGGAATTTTGGCCCTTGCCCTCCCGCATCTCTCCAGAGACTATCTCGTAGCACTGAAACAgcccttcatcttcaccttcagaaTATCTCAGCGTCCTCTCTAGCTCgccgtgatcgtatagtggttagtactctgcgttgtggccgcagcaaccccGGTTCGAATCCGGGTCACGGCAGGTCAAGTTGACACCCACTTTTGATGTCATGGTTCAGAATTTGGAAACGTATTTCCTTTGATCCCATATTCAAACATGTTTGTAATGTTTGTTACTGTTATATGACATCTATAGTCAAGGTATCGAGCCATTTAAGAATTTTTGGGTGGTTCAGAGAGTTAAAAGATGCTGGATATTATACCATCTGACCAAGAGAGCCCGGAATGTGAGGACAGAGGATAGCGTGTCGGACACGCTGCTGAGGAGCGCCACAGGGCACAGTCCTGGATcccttcctcttcaccctcaaaacaTCCCAGCGTCCTTCACTAGCTCgccgtgatcgtatagtggttagtactctgcgttgtggccgcagcaaccccGGTTCGAATCCGGGTCACGGCAGGAGAAGTTGACGCCTAGTTTTGATTTGGAAACGTATTTACTTTGATCCCATATTCAAACATGTAGGGTTCTATTTCATGTTTGTTACAGTTGTATGACATCTGTAGTCAAGGTATCGAGCCATTTAAAAATTTTGGGGGGGTTGAGGGTTTAAAAGATGCTGGATATTATGCCATCTGACCAAGAGAGCCCGGAATGTGAGGACCGAGGATAGTGTGTCGGACACGCTGCTGAGGAGCGCCACAGGGCACAGTCCTGGCTcccttcctcttcaccctcaaatcATCCCAGCGTCCCTCACTAGCTCgccgtgatcgtatagtggttagtactctgcgttgtggccgcagcaaccccGGTTCGAATCCGGGTCACGGCATGTGAAGCTGACAACTACTTTTGATTGATGATTTCATCGTTTAGAACTGCTTTAGGTCGAAATATGAAGCGTATTTCCTTTGATCTCATCATTTAGAGTTATAATTAATGtttgttattttgaaaattATGAAAAAGAATTCAGATACAGAAATGATAAAGACCGAACAGATCTTGAACGTGAGTAAAAaaccatttatttatgtttcacttCTCAGGCAACATGATATGCATGGCCTGTGCAGTCTGGAGCTCCACTGAGGTCTTTTAAATCGATAGAAATACAGCAAGAAATGAATACCCTGCAAATAAAACGCCAGGGTGCAGTGACGCAGTCTGGCCAGCAGGTGATGATCCGGCTTTATTTAACTGCACAAAGCAGTGGATGTCGTCACGACTTTCCAGCGATTGTCTCACGGTCTCGTAACACTGAAACACAAGCGTTTGTTTATGAAAAAATGTGCGCCTGTGTGTTGTAATTTGAGGTACATGTGGACGCGCCTCGTCCTCCTTCACTCCTGCATGGAGAAGTGGTTGCAGTGGAGCCACATCTGTAGTCATGACGACCCACGGTGTCTAGCCACTTCACAATTTTTGGAGGTTGAGGGGGTTAAAAGATGCTGGATATGATGCCATCTGACCAAAAGGATAGCGTGTCAGACACGCTGCTAAGGCTGTAGAGGAGCCTGAACcctttcctcttcaccctcGTTCCCAAGCACCGTACCTCgccgtgatcgtatagtggttagtactctgcgttgtggccgcagcaaccccGGTTCGAATCCGGGTCACGGCAGTCCAGGTGAGGCTATATTTTCAAACTTCAGAAAAAATGCCGGTACACAAATAATAAAGACAGAAAAGCTCTTGAAcgtgagttaaaaaaataatttatttatcttCGACTTCTCAGGCAACATGATATCCCTGGCCTGTGCAGTTTGAAGCCCCTCtgaggtctctctctctctctctctctggcagaGTCACTGCTTGCTGAGGTAGGAGCCCGGGACAAATCCAGTCTGACCGTTCCTCTGCGCTGTCCACCAACCATCCTCTCCTTGACGAATGACAACCAAGACATCTCCGACGGAAACTGAGAGCTCATCTTCATGCTTCAGGATCAAACCATGGATCAACTCAGCCACACGTATTTCTAAACAGTTCCTGCCGGGTTGGAAGCACCTTACCTGGGCCGTGTAGTCATATATGGCCGTGTACTGATCCTGGGGTAAAGAGACTTCAGAGATGGAGGCATAGACGCCGGATGGAATCCCACCTATTAATGTTCATTTATGAAGATTGAATATGACTCATCTGTTCCTTTGCAAACTGTTCATGTTGGGTGTCACCTCTACTCACTTGTTGGTGGCGCAACCGGATCGTTGATGCTTGGTTTGGAGCCAGACATGTTGTTCATCTGCAAAAGATTTGAAAACCTACGGGAAGACAAAGGAGCTGTGATAACAAGTAAAACAATAAGTTATAATATTTTGCATGTTGATAGTGAAAGTGGTTCGTACTTCTTCATAACTCCACCGACAAAGCCAGCTTTCCCGTTTCTTTCAGCCGAAGCATCTCTTTCGTAGTAGTTACGGTACAGAATGGGGGCTGGAAATTAAtggggggaaaaataaataaaaatgcatattctgacCAATAAGAATGGTGGGTGTGCTGCGCAACTGTTTTGAACAGCATGAGTCAATGCAGCTGTGCTGTATgggttgttttcatttcagatcactatatcattaGTCAACATCATGCTCCATGGTGAAACCTCAACTttaatctcagctgtctgtctgtccatcaccatggcacaGCTGGTGTTACCCTGCACTAGTGTCTCTGATGCTTGCTCATAGAGTAAAAACAAATGTCTCtctaaaatgatttaaattcaaattttaaCCAACATTTTATTCCATTTGTATATAGCTcatgtattattatatattgaAATTCTGTCTTGTGGCGttaaaatagtattttttatttggttaATAACACAACTATTGAGAATAAATCGATGGAAAGACAACAAGAAATAGTTATatttaactgaaaataaaacgCCAGGGTGCAGTGACGCAGTCTGACCAGCAGGTGATGATCCGGTTTTATTCAACTGAACAAAGCAGTCGATGTCGTTGACGACGTCACAACTTTCCAGCGACAGCCTCACGTTCTCGTAACACTGAAACACAagcttttatttatgaaaaatgtgcgtgtgtgtgttgtaatTTGAGGTACACGTGGACGCACCTCGTCCTCCTTCACACACTGCATGGAGAAGTGGTTGCAGTGGAGCCACAAAGCGTCCCTCATCACGCGGACACGCTCCTCTTCCTGGTGCTGGAACATCTGGAAGGACAAGTTCAGCGTCCCTCACTAGCTCgccgtgatcgtatagtggttagtactctgcgttgtggccgcagcaaccccGGTTCGAATCCGGGTCACGGCAGGTCAAGATGACACTCACTTTTGATGTCATCGATCAGAATTTGGAAACGTATTTCCTTTGATCCCATATTCAAACATGTAGGGTTCTATTTCATGTTTGTTACTGTTATATGACATCTGTATTCAAGGTATCGAGCCATTAAACAATTTTTGGGGGGGTTGAGGGTTTAAAAGATGCTGGATATTATGCCATCTCACCAATAGAGCCCGGAATGTGAGGACCGAGGATAGTGTGTTGGACACGCTGCTTAGCTGCTGAGGACCGCCACAGGGCACTGTCCTGGATcccttcctcttcaccctcaaaacaTCCCAGCGTCCTCTCTAGCTCgccgtgatcgtatagtggttagtactctgcgttgtggccgcagcaaccccGGTTCGAATCCGGGTCACGGCAGGTCAAGTTAACACCTAGTTTTGATTTGGAAACGTATTTCCTTTGATCCCATATTCAAACATGTAGGGTTCTATTTCATGTTTGTTACTGTTATATGACATCTGCAGTCATGGTATCGAGCCATTTAAGAATTTTTGGGGGGTTGAGAGAGTTAAAAGACGCTGGATATTATGTCATCCGACCAATAGAGTCCAGAATGTGAGGACCGAGGATAGTGTGTCGGACACGCTGCTTGGCTGCTGAGGAGCGCCACAGGGCACTGTCCTGGATcccttcctcttcaccctcaaaacaTCCCAGCGTCCCTCTCTAGCTCgccgtgatcgtatagtggttagtactctgcgttgtggccgcagcaaccccGGTTCGAATCCGGGTCACGGCAGGTGAAGTTGACCACTACTTTTGATTGATGATTTCATCGTTTAGAACTGCTTTCATTTGCGTaaacaaaattttgaaaaaaaagatatagtTGGAAACACAAATGATAAAGACAGAAAAGATCATTaacatgagttaaaaaaaagtttggtttttttttttcagacaaaatTACTTTCATGGTCTGTGCAGTAAGTGCATTATGCATCAATTAACATTCATTCACTGATTGACATTCATTGAGTTTCTGATAGTTTTAGTAACTATTCCTCGTGAGTGAGAATCAGATGTTTGTCTTTAAAGAGAAGTGAGACCATTCGAACTTTCATCTGATCGACATACTCACCCACTGAACTGCCTCTTTTTAGACAAATTCATTTCCTGTTATCTaacaattatttatatttaatttggtttatgttttttaatttaatgtacgTAATCAATAAAATGTACTATTAGacttattagtagtagtagtagtactaacCATCGTCATCACTGTTTATGTTCTTCTATGTttgaatatgtttcatatttcatttgttttttcaaaataatacaaaGGATGAGGgacattcataaaaataaataaattcaacttCCTGcgttttaaaataatgaatctGGATGCCTCACTCCGTTCAACAGGCCTGATGTACTGGCCAGAAAGAGCGAATTATATTAtacttatttattaataattattacaTAATTTTCAAACTcactttaaaatgtaatttctttACCCCAAAATGTTTCCTGTGAACATGATGATTCAATTTTAAACAGTTTGATGTATTTTAGATGCATCTTCTATTTGTATTCTCTCAtcataatttgaaaaaaaatattactctCTCAGTTGATACATTTAAGAACTGATGACCTTTCCTTATATGGCAATAATGTGGTTGAACTGAACCTTAGCTCCACCACCAGTAGAGATGGGTGTAGTAAATGCAATAGAGAatatcaaaaagaaaatcaaaaaacaaacttggaaGTGTTTTCAGTGCTGCAACTTTACGAAAAAGACGTTTCCTGTCCGCGATGACTCATCGCATAAGCGTCTTATGGGAAGTATTACACatcctcatttaaaaaaaaacacagtttcttGAAAGTCTTgaaactttctgttcttttactTTCAAGTGACGAAATCTGAAGGATGATTTTACCTCACAAGTGATGACGTGTGTAGACGCCCATTCTTGACGAATGACTTCCAGCTGCTCGACGCTTGACGCGTACTGTTTATCTGATGACAGATGTGTAAAAGCACGTCAGCAGTCGAAGGTTCTCTTGCGATGTTTCAAGAATCAAAGTCAGAGGTGTGACTGAATGTGACAAAGAGCCTCACCAGCTTCTTCTGCAGCCTCCCGGCTCTGTTTTGATTTGGCAtggatctgaaaatgaaaaaaagggtcTTGAAGGTGTGAATGTTTGAGGAAATTGAAGTTGAAATTCTAATATATCAGTATCTTCTATAACATATTAATGTCGTGAGCAACGCTTTAAAAGAACAGTTAACAACAGCTTTTACTGTTGCAGCGCATTATGGGAAACTATAGTGTTGACATAtaaaaattcatttattttcattttcatttgtgttttttatttcaatcaaattgttgacaaaatattaaaatatatttgttaatCTTAATTATAATGTACATCTTGGCAGCAGTCTTTTGAAgcaatgaaatacaaaaaagggCTGTGATTCATCACTCAACAGAGCCAAGGTTCACTAACCAACTACCGTAAATCCCATTCCACAGAGCACACCGGGACATTAGCTCCACCCACTAAAgcaaaacagatcttgttcatacataagccacagcggtctataagccgcaggtgcagtggtgctgtctgcgcagTACATCttcacatctttcattgacattaagcgctcaaaatgcgctgttttcacacctttaaggtcaataaaacacctgtgatttcatcggtttacTGTgtcgaggctcaatattttggcagcatgacgctc
It contains:
- the tspan3a gene encoding tetraspanin-3; its protein translation is MGQCGITSSKTVLVFLNMIFWAAAGILCYVGAYVFITYDNYDHFFEDVYTLIPAVVIIGVGALLFIIGLIGCCATVRESYCGLTTFVVILSMVFVTEVAVVIFGYVYRAKVEDDVNKSIKNVYDQYNGPNSNAQSRAIDYIQTQLQCCGIQNYSDWQATPWFKESKTNSVPLSCCKHSVVGCNGTLTRPQDLYREGCEELVVKKMKEIMMYVIWAALTFAVFQMLGMLCVFVVLRRSREPPYELLVTEGTTA
- the pstpip1a gene encoding proline-serine-threonine phosphatase-interacting protein 1a isoform X2; translated protein: MALQFKDAFWGDGFTSNIGYETIVQRINEGRRTCKDMEELLKMRASAEEKYGKELVTIARKAGGLYEICTLRTALDEMKKQIENIGNLHIQLSSLLKAEVKRMETFRDQQKEQRKQIEVAMERIQKTKVSLYKKTMDSESMYEQRCWEADENEKAAKKMSASSASTPKQIEKIHAKSKQSREAAEEADKQYASSVEQLEVIRQEWASTHVITCEMFQHQEEERVRVMRDALWLHCNHFSMQCVKEDECYENVRLSLESCDVVNDIDCFVQLNKTGSSPAAPILYRNYYERDASAERNGKAGFVGGVMKKFSNLLQMNNMSGSKPSINDPVAPPTSGIPSGVYASISEVSLPQDQYTAIYDYTAQHEDELSVSVGDVLVVIRQGEDGWWTAQRNGQTGFVPGSYLSKQ
- the pstpip1a gene encoding proline-serine-threonine phosphatase-interacting protein 1a isoform X1, whose protein sequence is MALQFKDAFWGDGFTSNIGYETIVQRINEGRRTCKDMEELLKMRASAEEKYGKELVTIARKAGGLYEICTLRTALDEMKKQIENIGNLHIQLSSLLKAEVKRMETFRDQQKEQRKQIEVAMERIQKTKVSLYKKTMDSESMYEQRCWEADENEKAAKKMSASSASTPKQIEKIHAKSKQSREAAEEADKQYASSVEQLEVIRQEWASTHVITCEMFQHQEEERVRVMRDALWLHCNHFSMQCVKEDECYENVRLSLESCDVVNDIDCFVQLNKTGSSPAAPILYRNYYERDASAERNGKAGFVGGVMKKFSNLLQMNNMSGSKPSINDPVAPPTSGIPSGVYASISEVSLPQDQYTAIYDYTAQVRCFQPGRNCLEIRVAELIHGLILKHEDELSVSVGDVLVVIRQGEDGWWTAQRNGQTGFVPGSYLSKQ